Part of the Ziziphus jujuba cultivar Dongzao chromosome 8, ASM3175591v1 genome is shown below.
cactacaaaaaattcacattttgcTGACATAACAATATTGtcggaaaaaatataaaattcattagGAAATGTTTTACCACGAAAAAATTTGTTGCAGTTTCATCACTTATTCCTTCTCTGCAATCGTAATTACTGAGAAATGTTTCCCGGCTAGAACTTTTGCCAACAAAAATTCAATTGTCTCGCCAAAAACTATTTCCATCAAGTTTTAAATTGTTGGTAAGAGATTTTGGCGACAAAATATTGCacaaggaaaattatttttttattggtgaaaATATTATTACTGCAAAAATCTTTTGTGAGCAATAACTAATCTGCCATCAAAAGTCAATTTGTCAGCAAAGGTTATTTTAGCCGATGGAATAATCTTAGTCGGCAATAATTAATTTGCCATCAAAAGAGGAATTCATCGGCAAAGGTTATTTTAGCGACAAAGGTATTTcggcaataattaattttctatcaaAATTGGAATTTGTTGGCAAAGGTTATTTTAGCAACAAAagtattttagtcttaaatgtcTTTAgcgattaatatttttacagtAATATTGTTTTTACCGATAAAACTATGCTTCCATCGGCAAAAGTCTTtccaaccttttttttattttttattttttttgaaaaatattacaaataatttgtttttgtaattttttttttgcctataatttttttCAGTTGTGTTTTATCAAcgtgaatattataaaaatattcatattgtataaaaataattaaacaaaaaagataCTTCTTACCATTAATagtaaatataaacatatatatatatatgttattaaaatttataaatctactacaataaaataaaataaaataaatatcaacaaGTAGCTAATGGAAGAGGTGGAGGAAAACGAAACCTATTAAACAATATACGATTACCAGAGCAAGAGTTTTGTGCCATAAACTGTCGTATAAACTTTCTCATTTGGTTCATATCTTCTTTATATTTTGACATCTGTTCTTCAGTTTGTTGACTGTGTGAgtcatatttttctttcaaacttgATATCCACTCTTCATTTTGTTGTTTGCATGAGttatattcatttttcaaaCTTGACATTCGCTCCTCCAAAGCAACTATATCgggtatgtatatatgtatgtatgtgtgtatatatgtatatgaatatatcagttttctatcaattaaattaattataaacaaatatatagagGCGGTGGAGTCAGTTGTACCTCCATGGACATATGGATACACAAACTCAGAGTTCTTGACACCAAGACAACTATTTACAAGAGAACACAAACAATTGTTATCTGATGGAGAAAAATGGATGAAAGAGACAGCAACTTCATGTACTGTTGTTGGTGTACTCATTATTACAATCATGTTTGCTGCAACATTCACTGTTCCTGGTGGGAACGATGAAAAAACTGGTTACCCAAAGTTTCTTGATGGCAAAACATTCATGCTCTTCATCATATCAGATGCAGTCTCACTTTTCTCTTCCACTACTTCAGTTTTGATGTTCTTGGAAATCCTCACTTCAACATATGCTGAAGATGATTTCCTCAAGTCTTTGCCTAAGAAGCTCATGATTGGTCTTGGCACACTTTTCCTCTCCATTGCTGCAATGATGATATCTTTCTGTGCTGCTGTTTCCATGATGCttgatgataagaaatcttggGCTGCGTTTTTAATCATTTCTCTGGCTAGTATTCCGGtctctttgtttgttttaatgCAATTCCCTCTTCTTGTTGAGATTTACCTTTCT
Proteins encoded:
- the LOC112489460 gene encoding uncharacterized protein LOC112489460, with product MLNSIPDLAEADDIHGRNIFMVAVYCRQAKIFSFIHEVGSKLGATNYIDDDKNSMLHMAGSLLPHPQLDRISGAALQMQREYTHTHIYIYIYINFFKAVESVVPPWTYGYTNSEFLTPRQLFTREHKQLLSDGEKWMKETATSCTVVGVLIITIMFAATFTVPGGNDEKTGYPKFLDGKTFMLFIISDAVSLFSSTTSVLMFLEILTSTYAEDDFLKSLPKKLMIGLGTLFLSIAAMMISFCAAVSMMLDDKKSWAAFLIISLASIPVSLFVLMQFPLLVEIYLSTYGPNFLNRKPSS